One window of the Rosa rugosa chromosome 3, drRosRugo1.1, whole genome shotgun sequence genome contains the following:
- the LOC133739409 gene encoding probable galacturonosyltransferase 3 isoform X2 yields MKSNNYGAVQSSRVRLGDLSASWVLENPIDGRHGHPKSVQIVEDSFQSGMRVKENSEHSTDDPHSGEGELPYSRLSSISPVKHKRRIMREERRKLRTAELLGKDKEANDQMAAAAIDRSKSFDTTVTGKYSIWRRDYENPNSDSTLKLMRDQIIMAIAYANIAKSKNESVLYKSLMKHSKLSQNAIGEAHFDAELPSSALKRAKAMGRALSLAKDKLYDCHTMEMKLRAMLQSTEDNVNGLKKKSAFLIQLAAKTVPKPLHCLPLQLASDYFLLGYNNREDVNKEKLEDPSLYHYAIFSDNVLATSVVVNSTVLHAKEPSKHVFHVVTDKLNYAAMKMWFLVNPPPGAAVQVENIDDFKWLNSSSCSVLRQLESARLQEYYFKANHPSSLSLGSDQLKYRNPKYLSLLNHLRFYLPDVYPKLDKILFLDDDIVVQKDLTALWSIDLQGMVNGAVETCKESFHRYDKYLNFSNPIISANFDPNACGWAFGMNMFDLKEWRKRNMTGVYHKWQDMNEDRTLWKLGTLPPGLITFYKLTYPLDRGWHSLGLGYDPALNQTAIENAAVIHYNGNYKPWLDLAISKYKNYWSKYVMYDNPYLRICNINQ; encoded by the exons ATGAAAAG CAACAATTATGGAGCTGTTCAAAGTAGTAGGGTTAGACTGGGAGACCTATCTGCTTCCTGGGTCTTGGAAAATCCCATTGATGGAAGGCATGGCCATCCAAAGAGTGTGCAg ATAGTGGAGGATTCATTTCAATCTGGAATGAGAGTTAAAGAGAACAGTGAGCATTCTACAGATGATCCTCATTCTGGAGAAGGTGAACTCCCGTATTCTCGTCTATCATCAATCAGCCCAGTGAAGCACAAACGTCGG ATAATGCGAGAAGAAAGGAGGAAACTTCGGACTGCAGAGCTATTGGGAAAAGATAAAGAAGCTAATGACCAGATGGCAGCAGCTGCAATTGACCGATCAAAATCCTTCGACACCACTGTCACGGGAAAGTACAGCATATGGAGGAGAGATTATGAAAACCCAAATTCTGATTCAACTTTGAAACTTATGAGGGACCAGATCATAATGGCCATTGCTTATGCAAACATTGCCAAGTCAAAGAACGAAAGTGTTCTTTATAAATCTCTCATGAAGCACTCTAAACTTAGTCAGAATGCTATTGGAGAAGCACATTTCGATGCTGAGCTTCCTTCAAG TGCACTTAAACGAGCAAAAGCAATGGGCCGTGCTCTCTCTTTAGCAAAGGACAAACTATATGACTGTCATACAATGGAGATGAAGTTAAGAGCTATGCTTCAGTCAACTGAAGATAATGTAAATGGTCTGAAGAAAAAGAGTGCATTTTTGATCCAGCTTGCGGCAAAAACAGTCCCCAAACCGTTACATTGCCTTCCTTTGCAACTTGCATCAGACTATTTCCTGTTGGGCTATAATAATAGGGAGGATGTTAACAAAGAAAAGCTTGAGGATCCTTCTCTGTACCACTATGCTATCTTTTCTGACAATGTTCTAGCAACTTCAGTGGTTGTTAATTCTACTGTGTTGCATGCAAAGGAACCCAGCAAGCATGTTTTCCATGTGGTAACTGATAAATTAAACTATGCTGCTATGAAAATGTGGTTTCTTGTCAACCCTCCTCCTGGAGCAGCAGTGCAGGTTGAAAATATTGATGATTTTAAGTGGCTAAATTCCTCTTCTTGTTCTGTACTACGTCAACTAGAGTCTGCCAGACTTCAAGAGTATTATTTCAAGGCAAACCATCCTTCCTCACTATCACTGGGTTCTGACCAGCTCAAATATCGGAATCCAAAATATTTATCACTGCTGAATCATCTGAGATTCTACCTTCCTGACGTTTACCCAAAGTTGGACAAGATCCTATTTTTGGATGATGACATTGTAGTTCAGAAGGATTTGACAGCTCTTTGGTCTATTGATCTTCAAGGGATGGTAAATGGTGCAGTGGAGACCTGTAAAGAAAGCTTCCATAGGTATGATAAATACCTCAACTTCTCTAATCCAATAATATCTGCGAATTTCGATCCAAATGCTTGTGGCTGGGCATTCGGCATGAATATGTTTGACTTGAAAGAGTGGAGGAAGCGAAACATGACCGGGGTATATCATAAGTGGCAAGATATG AATGAGGATCGAACTCTTTGGAAACTTGGTACATTGCCACCAGGACTTATTACATTCTATAAGCTGACCTATCCGCTGGATCGCGGATGGCATTCTTTGGGACTTGGCTATGACCCAGCCCTTAACCAAACGGCAATAGAGAATGCAGCAGTCATCCATTACAATGGAAACTACAAGCCATGGTTGGATTTGGCTATTTCTAAGTACAAGAATTACTGGTCAAAATATGTAATGTATGACAACCCTTATCTTCGGATTTGTAACATCAATCAATAA
- the LOC133739409 gene encoding probable galacturonosyltransferase 3 isoform X1, which yields MVVHRLSVCFCRLGMEVAPTTPASFHSLLFLFCISLVVFHTLLVGADVSHVSTTQRDVSKCQRLCQCEQCWHTKEEGESYVTGTSKVLDEKNIDIIATYSNNYGAVQSSRVRLGDLSASWVLENPIDGRHGHPKSVQIVEDSFQSGMRVKENSEHSTDDPHSGEGELPYSRLSSISPVKHKRRIMREERRKLRTAELLGKDKEANDQMAAAAIDRSKSFDTTVTGKYSIWRRDYENPNSDSTLKLMRDQIIMAIAYANIAKSKNESVLYKSLMKHSKLSQNAIGEAHFDAELPSSALKRAKAMGRALSLAKDKLYDCHTMEMKLRAMLQSTEDNVNGLKKKSAFLIQLAAKTVPKPLHCLPLQLASDYFLLGYNNREDVNKEKLEDPSLYHYAIFSDNVLATSVVVNSTVLHAKEPSKHVFHVVTDKLNYAAMKMWFLVNPPPGAAVQVENIDDFKWLNSSSCSVLRQLESARLQEYYFKANHPSSLSLGSDQLKYRNPKYLSLLNHLRFYLPDVYPKLDKILFLDDDIVVQKDLTALWSIDLQGMVNGAVETCKESFHRYDKYLNFSNPIISANFDPNACGWAFGMNMFDLKEWRKRNMTGVYHKWQDMNEDRTLWKLGTLPPGLITFYKLTYPLDRGWHSLGLGYDPALNQTAIENAAVIHYNGNYKPWLDLAISKYKNYWSKYVMYDNPYLRICNINQ from the exons GTCAGTAAGTGCCAGAGGTTGTGTCAATGTGAGCAATGCTGGCATACCAAG GAAGAAGGTGAATCTTATGTAACCGGAACCAGCAAAGTTCTGGATGAAAAG AATATTGACATAATTGCGACATACAGCAACAATTATGGAGCTGTTCAAAGTAGTAGGGTTAGACTGGGAGACCTATCTGCTTCCTGGGTCTTGGAAAATCCCATTGATGGAAGGCATGGCCATCCAAAGAGTGTGCAg ATAGTGGAGGATTCATTTCAATCTGGAATGAGAGTTAAAGAGAACAGTGAGCATTCTACAGATGATCCTCATTCTGGAGAAGGTGAACTCCCGTATTCTCGTCTATCATCAATCAGCCCAGTGAAGCACAAACGTCGG ATAATGCGAGAAGAAAGGAGGAAACTTCGGACTGCAGAGCTATTGGGAAAAGATAAAGAAGCTAATGACCAGATGGCAGCAGCTGCAATTGACCGATCAAAATCCTTCGACACCACTGTCACGGGAAAGTACAGCATATGGAGGAGAGATTATGAAAACCCAAATTCTGATTCAACTTTGAAACTTATGAGGGACCAGATCATAATGGCCATTGCTTATGCAAACATTGCCAAGTCAAAGAACGAAAGTGTTCTTTATAAATCTCTCATGAAGCACTCTAAACTTAGTCAGAATGCTATTGGAGAAGCACATTTCGATGCTGAGCTTCCTTCAAG TGCACTTAAACGAGCAAAAGCAATGGGCCGTGCTCTCTCTTTAGCAAAGGACAAACTATATGACTGTCATACAATGGAGATGAAGTTAAGAGCTATGCTTCAGTCAACTGAAGATAATGTAAATGGTCTGAAGAAAAAGAGTGCATTTTTGATCCAGCTTGCGGCAAAAACAGTCCCCAAACCGTTACATTGCCTTCCTTTGCAACTTGCATCAGACTATTTCCTGTTGGGCTATAATAATAGGGAGGATGTTAACAAAGAAAAGCTTGAGGATCCTTCTCTGTACCACTATGCTATCTTTTCTGACAATGTTCTAGCAACTTCAGTGGTTGTTAATTCTACTGTGTTGCATGCAAAGGAACCCAGCAAGCATGTTTTCCATGTGGTAACTGATAAATTAAACTATGCTGCTATGAAAATGTGGTTTCTTGTCAACCCTCCTCCTGGAGCAGCAGTGCAGGTTGAAAATATTGATGATTTTAAGTGGCTAAATTCCTCTTCTTGTTCTGTACTACGTCAACTAGAGTCTGCCAGACTTCAAGAGTATTATTTCAAGGCAAACCATCCTTCCTCACTATCACTGGGTTCTGACCAGCTCAAATATCGGAATCCAAAATATTTATCACTGCTGAATCATCTGAGATTCTACCTTCCTGACGTTTACCCAAAGTTGGACAAGATCCTATTTTTGGATGATGACATTGTAGTTCAGAAGGATTTGACAGCTCTTTGGTCTATTGATCTTCAAGGGATGGTAAATGGTGCAGTGGAGACCTGTAAAGAAAGCTTCCATAGGTATGATAAATACCTCAACTTCTCTAATCCAATAATATCTGCGAATTTCGATCCAAATGCTTGTGGCTGGGCATTCGGCATGAATATGTTTGACTTGAAAGAGTGGAGGAAGCGAAACATGACCGGGGTATATCATAAGTGGCAAGATATG AATGAGGATCGAACTCTTTGGAAACTTGGTACATTGCCACCAGGACTTATTACATTCTATAAGCTGACCTATCCGCTGGATCGCGGATGGCATTCTTTGGGACTTGGCTATGACCCAGCCCTTAACCAAACGGCAATAGAGAATGCAGCAGTCATCCATTACAATGGAAACTACAAGCCATGGTTGGATTTGGCTATTTCTAAGTACAAGAATTACTGGTCAAAATATGTAATGTATGACAACCCTTATCTTCGGATTTGTAACATCAATCAATAA